TCCGGCCTTCCCGAGGCGAAGTACATGTTGCTCATATCATGATCTTTGCTCAAAAAGGTTCTCCAGATTCTGTGATGGCAGCAGCAAAGCATCGTATTGACAGCATTTATACGTTACTGCAAAAAGGAGCTGATTTCGCCACATTAGCACGTAGGTTTTCACAAGATCGAGGCTCTGCTGTCAATGGAGGAATACTGCCCTGGTTTGGAACCGGATTTATGGTAAAATCCTTTGAGGACACTGCATTTGCATTGAACAAAGGAGAAATCAGCAAGCCGTTCCAAACAATATATGGATGGCATATTATGAAAATGCTCGATAAAAGGCCATTAGCTTCTTTTGCCCAAAAACGGACAGAAATTGATCGTCGAATACAGTATGATGTTCGGTCACAAATGATCGCTGATTCTTTTAGCAACAAATTAAAAAAGGAGTATAACTTTCAAGTTGACCCAAATGCACTTGCCCAAATTTTACAACTTGCTGAAAAATTCGCCATACAGGATTCTGCATTTAAACGTGTTGCACAACAATTGAATGCCCCAATTGCATCTTATGCCGGGGTTCAGTTAACACAGCAAGAATTTATCAAATTTTTGGAAGCTCATCCGAACGACACCAAAGCGACAATCGCTGGCTTTATCAATAACAGATGGGGTCAATTTGTATCCAGTGAATTAATGAGTTATGAAAACAGCCAGTTAGAACATAAATATCCTGATTTTGCTAATCTGGTTCGTGAATATCATGATGGAATTTTGTTGTTTGACATTAGCAACAAAGAGGTTTGGGATAAAGCGACAAAAGACACTATAGGACTAAAAAACTATTTCAATACACATAAAAATAACTACATTTGGAAAGAGCCTCACTTCAAGGGGATGATCCTTTATTGTAAAAACGAAGCTGTGAAAAGAAAAGCAATGGATTTATTAAAGAAAGCTCCAAGTGATTCAGTAGTTAGTTACATTATACATCATTTAAACCAAAACACTGTCCTTGTCAGGATTGATCAAGGTATTTTTGCCAAAGGAGATAATCCGGCTGTAGATAAATTGATATTTCATGAAGGATTTTTTAATCCGGATTCATCATTCCCAATAGTTTTCTATAAAGGCAAAATCTTAAAACAACCGGATAGTTATGCTGATGTAAAAGGTCTTGTCACAGCTGACTATCAAAACTATCTGGATGCTGAATGGATAAAAAAATTAAGGAAGAAATACCCTATTGTTGTCAATCAGAAAGTACTTGCTACAATCAAAGAAAACTAACCTACTGCTTGATTCGCTGTAGGTATGAACTGCAATGTGATTTTCAAACGTCGATTTGAAGTGAGCATAAAGTATCGCCTAAGATTTAGTGAAGATACAAAGGAGTAAAGCATTTTTGAAAATATGCAATAACGCTTCTCAGAAAGGGTTGCAGCAAGACAAAATTATTATTTATCATTCTTCTGAAAATTTGAGTCCCAAAGTTTCTACAAAATAATGTATCTTTGGCATGGAAAATCACTGACAGATATTTGCCTATGATGAAGTATAAAAATGTCCGGTTTTTCACCAATATGAGATATAATGAATGTAACATCCGTCTCTTTATAACCTATTGAATTCAAACAAACAAACGATTATTTCCGACTCTAACACACAAACTTTATTCAAATGAGATACATAGCCAATAGATTGTCTTTTCTTTTTATGCTCCTGTTGATTGTGCAGTTTGGGTATGCCCAAAGTAATGTGATTGATCAGGTTATTTGGGTAGTTGGTGATGAACCAATTCTGCTTTCTGATGTTGAAAATCAAAAACTTCAAATGCAATATCAGGGAGATAAAATTAATGGAGATCCAGACTGTGTAATTCCAGAACAAATAGCAATTCAAAAATTATTTCTGCATCAGGCTAAAATAGATAGTGTCACTGTCAGTGAATCTTCAGTCAGTGCAGAAGTAGATAGGCGAATTAATTATTTTATCAGTCAAATCGGATCAACAGAAAAATTGGAAGAATACTTTAATAAAACTCTCCCACAAATACGTGACCAATTGCACACTACAGTACGCGATGAAATGATTGTGCAACAGATGCAACAAAAACTCATTGGAGATGTTGAAGTAACACCGGAAGCAGTACGAAAATACTATATGAAGCTAAATCCAGACAGTATTCCGACTGTGCCTGCCACTGTTGAAGCGCAAATTATCACTCAATATCCGGTTATTCCTCAATCTGAGATAGATCGCATTAAGGCTCGGCTTCGTAGTTTTGCAAATCGTGTAGATTCGGGACAAGTGGATTTTGCAACACTAGCTATGCTTTATTCGGAAGACCCGGGTTCAGCTCAACACGGGGGAGAGCTTGGCTTTTTAGGACGAGCACAATTAGATCCTGCATTTGCTAACGTTGCATTCAGCCTGACAAATCCCAAAAAAGTATCACGCGTAGTACAAACTGAATATGGATATCACATCATTCAGCTGATTGCGAAACAAGGTGATCGCGTCGATGTGCGTCATATCTTATTAAAGCCCCAAATTACCCCCGAAGAAGAACAAACGGTTCTGCACCGATTAGATAGTGTTGCAACGTTAGTACATACTAATAAAATGACTTTTGACGAAGCTGTTATGCATTTTTCAATGGACAAAAATACCGTTATGAATAATGGGTTGATGATGAATTCATCAACTGGTGATTCAAAATTTGAATTACAACAGCTCCCGCCTGAAATTGCCAAACAAGCTAATAAACTGAGCGTTGGTGAAGTCTCCAATGCTTTCCTGATGATTAATCCTGAAAATAACCGGGAAGAAGGAGCAATTATCAAGATCAAGAATAAAATTCCAAGCCACAAAGCTAATCTGTCAGAAGATTATCAACTGCTAAAGGCGATGCTTGAAGCACAAGAAAAAAGAGATATCATTAGCGATTGGATAGCAAAACGTCAAAAAGATACTTACATCTACATTGCCCCAGGATGGAGAAATTGTAACTTTAAATACCCAGGGTGGATCAAAAAATAAATACCGGGAATTTGAAAAATGTAATCCTTGCGATTTTTTGCTTTTTACGAGGAAAGATTGAAAAAATGAATAATCGACTTCGTATCAACACATTGAATAAGTATATTGTAAGTCTGCTTGCAATATGCTTATTTTTTACAGAATTGTGGGCTCAATCTCCAACTTTTATTCCTTCTTTGCTTCCAACTCCACCTCGGATAACATTGGAAGTCCCTAAGTTGGAATTACCGAAACGATTTCTTCCTGCAATTCCTGATGTACTACCACCACGGATTCCCCAACCTGTCGTCAGACCGGTTTTAACGCCTTCACCAAAAGACAAAAATCTGGTATATCTCGAAAATGCTCAAACACTCTCTTTCGATCAGACTTTCAATCCTGATGTTCAGGTACTGCGAGGTGATGTACAATTCAGGCAAGGAAATACTTTCATGTATTGCGATAGCGCCTATTTTTATCAACAAGAAAATTCGCTGGATGCATTTGGAAATGTAAAAATGGTGCAGGGTGACACACTTTTCCTTTATGGAGATATGCTTTATTATGACGGGAATACCCAAATGGCGCGTATGAAATATAACGTGCGAATGGTCAATAAAAAAGTGGTGCTCACTACCGATAGCCTTTTATTCGACAGAGGAAAAAACGTTGGATATTACACAACAGGAGGAAAAATTGTTGACGAAACAAACACACTGACTTCCCTAATTGGGCAATATTATCCCTCACAACACTACGCCATTTTTCAAACCTATGTAAAGTTGGTCAATCCAAATTTTGTACTGAGATCAGATACCTTACGGTACGATACGCAAACAGGAATTGCTAATATTGTTGGACCATCCACAATGATATATAAAGAAAAAACAATCATTCATTCCAAAAGCGGCTGGTACAACACACATAATGACCAGTCGCAGTTACTCGACCGATCGGTGGTAAAAAACGAAGATGGGAAGACGCTTACCGGCGACACGATTTTCTATGACAAACGGGCAGGGATTGGGCAAGCATTCCACCATATTGTAATGACGGATACTACTCAAAACATGCGATTGTTTGGAAACTACGGATATGTAAACGACACAAAAAAGTTTGGATACGTAACAGATTCTGCCAAGCTTGTACAATACGAACCATCCGATACATTGTTTCTTCATGCCGACACCTTATATACATTCAAAGATTCAATCTATAACCAGGCTAAAGCATATCATCACGTTCGTTTTTTCAGACGTGATTTTCAGGGGCAGTGTGATTCATTATTCTATTCTGCGCGTGATTCGGTAATGTACTTATATGGAAATCCAATTGTATGGTCAGATGAACAGCAACTTACCGGAAATGAAATGGA
The sequence above is drawn from the Microbacter margulisiae genome and encodes:
- a CDS encoding peptidylprolyl isomerase, producing MKTSRFIIAFFLFTTTLFAQNDKDPVLMTINGTPIHRSEFVYLYNKNNADNVLDKRSLNDYLELFENFKLKVIEAEAEGMDTTKAFRDEFLGYRQQLTPPYLTDTVLRNKLERQAYNRLKKEIDVDHILIRVAPNASPADTLKAYNEIMAIRKRVTKNRIEKVVKKSLFGKKIQEKILPPENFETVAREVSQDPSVAENGGHLGYITGFMTIYPFECAAYHTPLDSVSMPVRTLYGYHLIKVNGIRPSRGEVHVAHIMIFAQKGSPDSVMAAAKHRIDSIYTLLQKGADFATLARRFSQDRGSAVNGGILPWFGTGFMVKSFEDTAFALNKGEISKPFQTIYGWHIMKMLDKRPLASFAQKRTEIDRRIQYDVRSQMIADSFSNKLKKEYNFQVDPNALAQILQLAEKFAIQDSAFKRVAQQLNAPIASYAGVQLTQQEFIKFLEAHPNDTKATIAGFINNRWGQFVSSELMSYENSQLEHKYPDFANLVREYHDGILLFDISNKEVWDKATKDTIGLKNYFNTHKNNYIWKEPHFKGMILYCKNEAVKRKAMDLLKKAPSDSVVSYIIHHLNQNTVLVRIDQGIFAKGDNPAVDKLIFHEGFFNPDSSFPIVFYKGKILKQPDSYADVKGLVTADYQNYLDAEWIKKLRKKYPIVVNQKVLATIKEN
- a CDS encoding peptidylprolyl isomerase translates to MRYIANRLSFLFMLLLIVQFGYAQSNVIDQVIWVVGDEPILLSDVENQKLQMQYQGDKINGDPDCVIPEQIAIQKLFLHQAKIDSVTVSESSVSAEVDRRINYFISQIGSTEKLEEYFNKTLPQIRDQLHTTVRDEMIVQQMQQKLIGDVEVTPEAVRKYYMKLNPDSIPTVPATVEAQIITQYPVIPQSEIDRIKARLRSFANRVDSGQVDFATLAMLYSEDPGSAQHGGELGFLGRAQLDPAFANVAFSLTNPKKVSRVVQTEYGYHIIQLIAKQGDRVDVRHILLKPQITPEEEQTVLHRLDSVATLVHTNKMTFDEAVMHFSMDKNTVMNNGLMMNSSTGDSKFELQQLPPEIAKQANKLSVGEVSNAFLMINPENNREEGAIIKIKNKIPSHKANLSEDYQLLKAMLEAQEKRDIISDWIAKRQKDTYIYIAPGWRNCNFKYPGWIKK
- a CDS encoding OstA-like protein; the protein is MNNRLRINTLNKYIVSLLAICLFFTELWAQSPTFIPSLLPTPPRITLEVPKLELPKRFLPAIPDVLPPRIPQPVVRPVLTPSPKDKNLVYLENAQTLSFDQTFNPDVQVLRGDVQFRQGNTFMYCDSAYFYQQENSLDAFGNVKMVQGDTLFLYGDMLYYDGNTQMARMKYNVRMVNKKVVLTTDSLLFDRGKNVGYYTTGGKIVDETNTLTSLIGQYYPSQHYAIFQTYVKLVNPNFVLRSDTLRYDTQTGIANIVGPSTMIYKEKTIIHSKSGWYNTHNDQSQLLDRSVVKNEDGKTLTGDTIFYDKRAGIGQAFHHIVMTDTTQNMRLFGNYGYVNDTKKFGYVTDSAKLVQYEPSDTLFLHADTLYTFKDSIYNQAKAYHHVRFFRRDFQGQCDSLFYSARDSVMYLYGNPIVWSDEQQLTGNEMEAHFKNKELNFVKVLKDAFAAQKFDSIRYNQLSGKELFAYFKERKLYKLFVSGNAESIYFPLNKDSTLIGMNTTQSGFVTMFIKNKKIDKILLTPASNGILYPPDKTPADQMTLKNFIWEANLRPRDENDIFTFRTPAKASNTERHKVTMGSSGK